A single window of Flavobacterium aestivum DNA harbors:
- a CDS encoding metallophosphoesterase family protein, which produces MRTLVIGDIHGGLRALHQVLERAKVTPKDKLIFLGDYVDGWSQSPQVIDFLIEMKASHDIICIRGNHDELLEEWLSESKDNLLWYNHGGEATVLAYENVSAETKQKHIKFLKSLDNYYLDEQNRLFIHAGYTHMNGVLYEYFPKLFYWDRTLWETALALDKDMKPSDLLYPKRFIQYKEVYIGHTPVSRIGSTIPVQMANIWNIDTGAAFKGPLTIIDADTKEFWQSEPLPSLYPSEKGRN; this is translated from the coding sequence ATGAGAACATTAGTAATTGGAGACATACATGGTGGTTTACGCGCTTTGCATCAAGTTCTAGAAAGAGCCAAGGTAACCCCAAAAGACAAACTCATTTTCTTGGGAGATTATGTGGATGGATGGAGTCAATCTCCACAAGTAATTGATTTTTTGATTGAGATGAAAGCTTCTCATGATATCATTTGTATTCGCGGTAATCATGATGAATTATTAGAGGAATGGCTGAGCGAAAGCAAAGATAATTTGTTGTGGTACAACCATGGTGGGGAAGCAACCGTTTTGGCCTATGAAAACGTATCTGCCGAGACCAAACAAAAACATATCAAATTCCTGAAATCATTAGATAATTATTATCTGGACGAACAAAACAGGTTGTTTATTCATGCGGGTTATACCCATATGAATGGTGTTCTATATGAATATTTCCCAAAATTATTTTATTGGGATAGAACACTTTGGGAAACCGCATTGGCATTAGACAAAGACATGAAACCTTCTGATTTATTGTATCCAAAAAGATTCATTCAATACAAGGAAGTATACATTGGCCATACGCCTGTCTCGCGCATAGGATCAACAATCCCAGTACAGATGGCTAATATTTGGAACATTGATACCGGAGCCGCTTTCAAAGGTCCTCTAACAATTATCGATGCTGATACCAAAGAATTTTGGCAAAGCGAACCTTTACCAAGTTTATATCCTAGTGAAAAAGGGCGCAATTAA
- a CDS encoding ATP-binding protein: MINKRLLIKNLLAHNDECSFYDKKRQLNLHSREGKAKFLKHICALSNSNPTNNSYIVVGVEDENNDIVGDDFFDDSRIQNLVNAFLEHPPKIQYENVPFPNLPKDKVIGLVTIKPNSKISYFKKGIHTIPANSVFIRRGSNTMPIEGEVEKNYQNTESVIDIENSSRNSIEYTLDGVIDFMNFRHKDMAPKYKVFKELFVICWAGIIKKYRDKTYLSRVDIELINEQIKLFYSAQDVVEITYDEDTFTIVEYVPLGLNDKTSYYPLEQQTIRFHDNGYYKIDRKILFEPPEFNRKMLYHIYNSNISLLYKLQKEIKLSERELKDLENLPSTFMICYLNGFEEAKQKLIDAKPLLKPFTQTYLSFKEALRILRKMKYDVQ, encoded by the coding sequence ACTCGCTCACAACGATGAGTGCAGTTTTTATGATAAGAAACGGCAACTAAATTTACATTCCAGAGAGGGAAAAGCTAAGTTTTTGAAACACATTTGCGCATTGTCCAATTCAAATCCCACCAACAATTCATACATAGTAGTAGGTGTTGAAGATGAGAATAATGATATTGTGGGAGATGATTTTTTTGATGATAGCAGGATTCAGAATTTAGTAAATGCATTTCTGGAACATCCGCCTAAAATTCAATACGAAAATGTTCCTTTCCCCAATTTACCAAAGGACAAAGTTATAGGACTCGTTACTATAAAGCCCAACAGCAAAATTTCCTATTTCAAAAAAGGAATTCACACTATTCCTGCAAACAGTGTTTTTATACGTCGGGGCAGTAATACAATGCCGATTGAAGGTGAAGTAGAGAAAAATTATCAGAATACCGAATCTGTAATAGACATTGAAAACAGTTCCAGAAACAGTATAGAATATACCCTTGATGGTGTTATTGATTTTATGAATTTCCGTCACAAGGATATGGCTCCAAAATACAAGGTTTTCAAAGAATTATTCGTTATTTGTTGGGCTGGAATTATCAAAAAATACCGTGATAAAACTTATTTATCCCGTGTAGATATTGAGTTGATTAACGAACAGATCAAGCTATTCTATTCGGCTCAAGATGTGGTTGAAATTACGTATGACGAAGATACTTTTACCATTGTTGAGTATGTTCCTTTGGGTTTGAATGACAAAACCAGTTACTATCCCCTGGAACAACAAACGATCCGTTTTCACGATAATGGTTATTATAAAATTGATAGAAAAATACTTTTTGAACCACCCGAATTCAATAGGAAAATGTTGTACCATATTTATAATTCGAACATCTCCTTACTTTACAAACTTCAAAAAGAGATTAAATTATCTGAGCGAGAACTCAAAGATTTAGAAAACTTACCGTCTACTTTTATGATTTGCTATCTTAACGGTTTTGAGGAAGCTAAACAAAAACTGATTGATGCCAAACCGTTATTAAAACCGTTTACGCAAACATATCTTTCGTTTAAAGAAGCACTCCGAATTTTAAGAAAAATGAAATACGATGTGCAGTGA